The Candidatus Eremiobacteraceae bacterium region CGTGTCGTTTATCTTGCTGTTCGGCGTTTCGTCGGTGGCCAGCCCCACCAGCTCGCTGACCGCGCCCCCGGCGACTCCTAACGCGACGGATGCTGGGTTCCCGAGCGTGCCCGGCGCGTACCACCTGCTCTTTGTCGATAGCACACGATTGCAGATGGCCGCAGGCTCGAAATCGATATTGGATCAGTTCGACACGCACCTGACGCAGAAGCTCTTGGCGCTGTTCCCAGGGGCGCAGATCACCCCGGCAGCACTGGCCAACGACCAACCACCCGCCATCGCTCAGGCGTGTGCCGATGACCAGGCCATCGGCGTTGTCACGACTCTTCCTGGTTGGGGAGCGCAGGTAGGGGGATTCCAGAACACTGTTTCGGACTTGGTCGCTATATTCGATTGCTACGGTCAAATCGACTGGGTTTCCAGGAAGTTCGAAGTCGTGAAGCCCTCGAGCGACGCCACAACCGTCAGCGAGCAGCAGATCATCAGCACACTCGATGACCTCAGCGATCAAGAAGTTGCGGAGATCCAAGCCACGCCTGGAAAGTACGCGGCCTCGCGCCTTGAGAATTTTCTCAGGTACGGCTACGCGATCGGCACCGGAGAACATCGACCCTACTTCGGCCTTGGGCGGGACCCGTCGGGTGCGCGTGTCACCTTTGCAACCGTGTTCGGAAGCGCCGCGCGCGCCGGGCTAAAGCTGGGGGATCTCGTCACAGCGATCAATGGTCAGCCAACATTAGGACTTTCACAAGATCAACTCAACCTCACCAGAGACCGATTGATGTCGCCCCCTAACAACTATGTCTTGGAAGTGCAAGCGGCGGACGGATCGAAAAAGACCATAACTTTCGAGGCTGAAGATATAGGGTGGTACTTGAAGCAGCCCGCAATCGCCCTAGCAGCTTCTCCGGCGCCTTCGGCCGCCCAAAGCATCGATCCAACCACCCAGCAACTGAGCGCACTCGTTCGGGCAGGAGTCGATGCGAGATCGAACGGAGATTCGAAGACCGCCCTTTCGAAATACCAAGAAGCGCTGACTTTGGCGCAGCGGGTCGGGAACCGCGAATACGAAGCCCGCTCTCTCGCCGGCGTCGGACTCGCAGACGAGAGCCTCGCACAGTATGCGGATGCACTGAGCAACCTCCAGCAAGCGCTGGCGCTTGCCCAGCAGCTCGGTCTGCACGACATCGAAGCCATTGCATCGGCCAACATCGGCTTTGTCTACACAAAGACCGGGTATTACGACAACGCGCTCACCTATGCGAGACAAGCGGTCGTGATAGATAGGCAGTTCAATATGCCTGGCGACTTACCACCGCTATTGATGCAAGTCGCAGAGATCGAACAGAGCATGGGCCGGCTCGGAGACTCTTTGGAGGCTTCAAAAGCGGCCTTGGCTATCGCGACGGAACGGGGAGACACTCAATGGGAAGCTGGGGCAAGCCTCGACATAGGCAACATCATGCAAGCGTTGAGCCGCTTTCCGGAAGCTCTCACGCTCTATCGCGGCGCACTCGATGGCTATCGCCAATTGAAAAATCCCGCCGAGCAGGCCGCGATACTCTTCGACATAGGGCTCGTTCAGCGGAAGCTTGGACGGTATGCGGATGCGATGGAATCGCAGAACGAGAGCATCGCCCTCGCCCAGCAAGCGAATAATCCGGAAACCCAAGCCGCCGCCCTGAACCAGATCGGAGCCATACAAGATCAGCTCGGACTGTTTCAGGCGGCTTTGCAATCGAACGGCGACGCTCTGGAACTCCAGCGCACGAGGGGAGTCCCCCTCCGTGCCGCCGAGAGTCTCGCAACGCGCGGCAGCATCGAATTAGATCTGACCGCGTACAGCGAAGCCGAATCCGATTTCCGTCAAGCGCTGGCCGTCTTCAACCAGATCGGCGCTCAGACCGACATCGCGCTCGCGCTTGAAAACCTTGGGAGGATTCAAACTTCCCAACAGCAATACACGGCCGCTCTAGCGTCGTATCTTAACGCGCTTGCGGCGTTCGTGAAGCTCGATGATCGCGCCAACGAGGCGACCGTCTTGAGCTATGCAGCCGACGCGCAGCAGCAGTTGGGTCAGTTTGCCGATGCCCTCGCCAGCGCACAGCGCTCCCTCGCTTTGAATCGGGCCATCGGGTCGCCGGCATGGCGAAGTCTAAGCGCAGCGGCCCACGCGCAGGCCTCGCTCAACGATCCCAAAGACGCGATCTCGAATTACGAGGCGGCGATCGGGGAGATCGAGCAGCTCCGCGGCGCGCTTCCGGAGGCCGGCAGCCGCACGGCATTTTTCGAGCGGGCGTTATTCGTCTATGACGATTACATCGGTTACCTGCTCGATTTGGATCGGCGTTTTCCGGGCAAAGGCTACGATCGCAAGGCGCTCGACGTTTTTGAGCGTCGACAGTCGCGCACGCTGCTCGAGGAGATCTCGCAGAGCGCCGCGCACGGCTTTTCCGGCGTCCCACGCACCGTCAGCGATCAAGAGAGCATCTATATCGCGGAAATCGCGCAACTCAAGACGAGTCTCGCGCAAGCGCGCTCTACGAGCCAAACCACTCCAGCGAGAATTGCGTCGCTGGAGACCGAGCTCGGCGTCCTTGGCCAAAAGAGCGATGCGCTCGAAGCGGACATCCGTTCCCGCTATCCCGCGTACTACGCGTTGCAGCATCCGAGCCCGATCGGCGTTTCAACCCTACAACAGCATGTGTTGCGGACAGGCGAGGCGATGCTCGTATATGACGTGCTCGGGAACCGCACCGCGCTCTGGGTCATCACGCCGGTGACGTTCCGCCTGTTCGAATTGGAGGGAGGCTCCGCGGAAGTTCAAAGCAAGGTCGCTGGGTTTTTGAGCTCGACGCAGTCGGTGCAATCGGCTATCGACAACGGCCTCAGCGGCGCGGCGGTCCGCCGCCTCGCCGCGCAAACGCTCCCCTCCTTTGCAGAGACCAGCGCGGCGCTATACCAGT contains the following coding sequences:
- a CDS encoding tetratricopeptide repeat protein produces the protein MFRGIVIVSFILLFGVSSVASPTSSLTAPPATPNATDAGFPSVPGAYHLLFVDSTRLQMAAGSKSILDQFDTHLTQKLLALFPGAQITPAALANDQPPAIAQACADDQAIGVVTTLPGWGAQVGGFQNTVSDLVAIFDCYGQIDWVSRKFEVVKPSSDATTVSEQQIISTLDDLSDQEVAEIQATPGKYAASRLENFLRYGYAIGTGEHRPYFGLGRDPSGARVTFATVFGSAARAGLKLGDLVTAINGQPTLGLSQDQLNLTRDRLMSPPNNYVLEVQAADGSKKTITFEAEDIGWYLKQPAIALAASPAPSAAQSIDPTTQQLSALVRAGVDARSNGDSKTALSKYQEALTLAQRVGNREYEARSLAGVGLADESLAQYADALSNLQQALALAQQLGLHDIEAIASANIGFVYTKTGYYDNALTYARQAVVIDRQFNMPGDLPPLLMQVAEIEQSMGRLGDSLEASKAALAIATERGDTQWEAGASLDIGNIMQALSRFPEALTLYRGALDGYRQLKNPAEQAAILFDIGLVQRKLGRYADAMESQNESIALAQQANNPETQAAALNQIGAIQDQLGLFQAALQSNGDALELQRTRGVPLRAAESLATRGSIELDLTAYSEAESDFRQALAVFNQIGAQTDIALALENLGRIQTSQQQYTAALASYLNALAAFVKLDDRANEATVLSYAADAQQQLGQFADALASAQRSLALNRAIGSPAWRSLSAAAHAQASLNDPKDAISNYEAAIGEIEQLRGALPEAGSRTAFFERALFVYDDYIGYLLDLDRRFPGKGYDRKALDVFERRQSRTLLEEISQSAAHGFSGVPRTVSDQESIYIAEIAQLKTSLAQARSTSQTTPARIASLETELGVLGQKSDALEADIRSRYPAYYALQHPSPIGVSTLQQHVLRTGEAMLVYDVLGNRTALWVITPVTFRLFELEGGSAEVQSKVAGFLSSTQSVQSAIDNGLSGAAVRRLAAQTLPSFAETSAALYQWLFPVGARSMIAASSDLYVVPTGALYGVPFEALATRAGNGQGVRYLVEDHSVSYLSSASLLAVLRAGLEKRRQGDQQPLVAFANPTFADTATPEPSATPTLATMQTRAVSRIVTRGAQSSVFPALPGSEIEAKDVATTIRGAAADIYLGDDASVSTVNRLNADGSLKGFRYVLFATHAALPDTISGIAQPSLVLAHPTSDGFLTMGDVFGLSLDAQLVMLSACESGGGVATKGEGV